From a region of the Narcine bancroftii isolate sNarBan1 chromosome 5, sNarBan1.hap1, whole genome shotgun sequence genome:
- the LOC138764701 gene encoding zinc finger protein 135-like has product MEGQVTSDRADKTLQSEACGDAGLSVHLLELRHCVHTGERPLPCSECEEGFTSSDPLLQHQCVPTSGSPFPCSDCGKSFQTSKELVEHGCVPPGESPFTCHVCGKGFAQYSSFLQHQNIHSGDRAFKCSICGKGFSRSSHLLRHQRVHTGEKPFTCSLCGKGFSQPSGLQAHQWVHTREKPFTCSLCGKGFSQASRLQAHQRVHTGEKPFVCSLCGIGFTQSFNLLRHQRVHTGEKPFSCSECGKRFAHSSYLLGHWRIHTGEKPFTCSQCGIAFTQSSLLLRHQRVHTGEKPFTCTLCGKGFPRPSSLQAHQRVHTGEKPFICSLCGKGFTQRYGLQKHQRIHTGERPFTCSLCGIGFTQSSYLLRHQRVHTGEKPFTCSLCGKRFSQPSGLLAHKRVHTRENCSPACGVGSGSLSPSACKLTSGFTPG; this is encoded by the coding sequence ATGGAGGGTCAGGTGACCAGTGATAGGGCAGATAAAACACTCCAAAGTGAAGCGTGCGGTGATGCAGGGCTTTCTGTGCATTTGCTTGAATTGCGTCACtgtgttcacactggggagagaccgtTGCCCTGTTCCGAGTGTGAGGagggattcaccagctctgaccCACTGCTGCAACACCAGTGTGTCCCTACTAGTGGGAGcccattcccctgctctgactgtgggaagagcttTCAAACCTCCAAGGAGCTGGTGGAGCACGGGTGTGTTCCCCCTGGGGAGAGTCCGTTTACCTGCCATGTGTGTGGGAAAGGGTTTGCCCAGTACTCCAGCTTCCTGCAACACCAGAACATTCACTCCGGGGACAGAGCCTTTAAATGCTCTATATGCGGGAAGGGATTCTCTCGATCCTCACACCTGTTGaggcaccagagagttcacaccggggagaaaccgttcacctgttccctatgtgggaaggggttctctcaacCCTCTGGCCTCCAAGCCCACCAGTGGGTTCACACcagggagaaaccgttcacctgctctctgtgcgggaaggggttctctcaggcTTCTCGCCTGCAGGCACACCaacgggttcacactggggagaaaccattcgtCTGCTCCCTCTGTGGGATTGGATTCACTCAGTCCTTCAACTTGCTGaggcaccagagagttcacactGGTGAGAAACCATTCTCTTGCAGTGAATGCGGAAAGAGATTTGCCCATTCCTCCTATCTGCTGGGCCACTGGAGAATTCATACTGGGGAGAAGCCGTTCACCTGCTCCCAGTGTGGGATCGCATTCACCCAGTCCTCTCTCTTGCTGaggcaccagagagttcacactggggagaaaccattcacctgcacactgtgtgggaaggggttcccTCGACCCTCCAGCCTACAGGCACATCAGCgcgttcacactggggagaaaccattcatctGTTCTCTGTGTGGAAAGGGATTCACTCAGCGTTATGGATTGCAGAAACACCAACggattcacactggggagagaccattcacctgctccctctgTGGGATTGGATTTACACAGTCCTCCTACCTGTTGaggcaccagagagttcacaccggggagaaaccgttcacctgctctcTGTGCGGGAAGAGGTTCTCTCAGCCCTCTGGCCTGCTGGCACACAAGCGGGTTCATACCAGGGAGAACTGTTCACCTGCTTGTGGTGTGGGAAGTGGTTCACTCAGCCCTTCAGCCTGCAAACTCACCAGTGGATTCACACCAGGGTGA